From a region of the Saccharomycodes ludwigii strain NBRC 1722 chromosome VII, whole genome shotgun sequence genome:
- the UPF3 gene encoding Upf3p (similar to Saccharomyces cerevisiae YGR072W | UPF3 | UP Frameshift), with translation MKETNEVGEDQTINNNKLLLKHSKNKTTKEADNFNIKKSIDYNTKPILNSKDNKKNNINKQNSGNDKKNVTTVNASITTNSNNTNVSKKFRADKKFGGNDNVHNENKQLQQESNDSVKGSFKNNGRNKRRDNRTRTRNKRTKTTGQEFVLGPRLVIRNLPPTLTQEEFLNEINLKCSPSNDENEENTIDFIKFFQYYKQGNYDINNPFKPPLYSRAYFQFESPEQINMLFINNSEFVGKYKETIKYDLTNYKPANYNKPDSVRVSVSKKRLENTIEQDPYFIRFVKNWEMLTNNKTKATKEKDNDNNVENKNTMLLLNEMSVFSANLKRELFKKEKMEKHKNFAINSTLDELTMINTRSGNANNDNNGKSYIKTRKGRGRKANNKVPGSNGNTDRKGEETSGNKENDRNRSKNIKRNDRRKSHKERGANENVKGKGNDISNKRGIGMAIKKNIGNAGDNMEEKKLKAKVVIKKRERSGDAKIVDKNKNSDDNENNSNKIDKIAGSNNNNNNKKKKKWGNTNKKSIENKNINVVRKDNPNKNNKDKEKGNNNFAKDNSDKKINNNNGTNYQNTRRKIRAKNTNKQSS, from the coding sequence atgaaaGAAACTAATGAGGTAGGAGAAGACCaaacaattaataataacaaattattgttaaagcattcaaaaaataaaacaacaaaagaagCTGATAACTtcaacattaaaaaatcaatagaTTACAATACCAAACCAATTCTCAATTCTaaggataataaaaaaaacaatattaacaaaCAGAATAGTggtaatgataaaaaaaatgttactACTGTTAATGCTAGTATTACCACTAACAGTAATAACACCAATGTCtctaaaaaatttagagCAGACAAAAAATTTGGTGGAAATGATAATGTACATaatgaaaacaaacaaCTGCAACAAGAGTCGAACGATAGTGTAAAAggaagttttaaaaataatggcaGGAATAAAAGACGTGATAATAgaacaagaacaagaaataaaagaacCAAGACCACGGGCCAGGAATTCGTGTTAGGTCCTAGATTAGTTATTAGAAACCTACCACCAACTCTAACCCAAGAAGAGTTTTTGaatgaaattaatttaaagtGTTCCCCTTCtaatgatgaaaatgaagaaaatacAATCGAtttcattaaatttttccaatactATAAACAAGGCAATtatgatataaataatccATTCAAACCGCCACTTTATTCAAGAGCCTATTTCCAATTTGAATCACcagaacaaataaatatgttatttataaacAACAGTGAGTTTGTAGGAAAATACAAAGAAACTATTAAATATGatttaacaaattataaACCAGCAAATTATAACAAACCAGATAGTGTTCGAGTATCCGtatctaaaaaaagattagaGAATACTATTGAACAAGATCCATATTTCATAAGGTTTGTTAAAAACTGGGAAATGCTTACGAACAACAAGACCAAAGCTACGaaggaaaaagataatgataataatgtggaaaataaaaataccatGTTGTTACTGAATGAAATGAGTGTTTTTAGTGCAAATTTGAAAAGGGagttatttaaaaaggaaaagatgGAAAAACACAAGAATTTTGCAATCAATTCAACGCTAGATGAATTAACAATGATAAATACCCGTTCCGGTAATGCTAACAATGATAACAATGGCAAGAGTTATATAAAAACTAGGAAAGGCCGTGGTAGGAaagctaataataaagtacCTGGTTCCAATGGCAATACCGATAGAAAAGGAGAAGAAACTAGTGGCAATAAAGAGAATGATAGAAATAgaagtaaaaatataaaaagaaacgatCGTCGGAAAAGTCATAAAGAGAGAGGTGCTAATGAAAATGTAAAGGGGAAAGGGAATGATATCAGTAATAAAAGAGGTATTGGAAtggcaataaaaaaaaatattgggaATGCTGGCGATAATAtggaagaaaagaaattaaaagcaaaagtagtgattaaaaaaagggaacGCAGTGGTGATGCTAAGattgttgataaaaataaaaatagtgatgataatgagaacaacagcaataaaattgataaaattgctggtagtaataataataataataataagaaaaagaagaagtgGGGCAACACCAACAAGAAGAgcattgaaaataaaaatatcaatgtTGTTAGGAAAGATAAtccaaacaaaaacaataaagataaagagaaaggtaataataactttgCTAAGGATAATtctgataaaaaaattaataacaataacggTACTAATTACCAAAATACCAGAAGAAAAATCAGAGCcaaaaataccaataaaCAGTCCAGTTAG
- the THP1 gene encoding Thp1p (similar to Saccharomyces cerevisiae YOL072W | THP1 | Tho2/Hpr1 Phenotype) encodes MDLFFNQINKGSTNLSKILSIDLQTNGKLIAILQNSLNTPAFNSTKLCDIIEERLNNQLLSTSTRFKLLIESFLNYCSKVDPWSIWNNIDLIFQYYQDLTNLVSSFVTISDLPNVISLNIQLCELFRSMTLFIIPISLKVDAVYSTSVSTTNKNDYIFTTQLTLFLAKFFQSIKPLNNRLNEKERNPKNELLLWVVNRLNNLYIKIGSSSSCNNIFQNISHKIGNDVAGIKSIHKFDVLEYRFILGRFYLMQNKLTKAFYHLNQTYTELSCLYEFYHFQQFYINIEKVLKYLLPLGLVLGKIPKLQTPIINNNPHLAEYQNLAKITMSGDLSLFNEWMTRNQDILLKENVYILLLDKLPLIILRNCIKNIFQITTYPASNKISYEVISRGLQYSCRDFAFGGVSKNSLTLMFQDLDIFNVENVLITLITYNLLKGNCFPMNKVMVTMKNVSINEIFPPINEKILVKFPVANGDEKDSWLYQL; translated from the coding sequence ATGGACCTATTTTTTAATCAGATTAATAAAGGATCAACAAATTTGAGCAAGATATTAAGCATAGATTTACAAACTAATGGAAAACTGATTGCAATTTTACAAAACTCATTAAATACGCCGGCATTTAATTCTACTAAATTATGTGATATCATTGAAGAAAGGTTAAATAATCAACTATTATCAACTTCAACACGATTTAAACTTTTGATAGAAAgttttttgaattattgtTCCAAAGTAGATCCATGGTCTATTTGgaataatattgatttgATATTTCAATACTATCAAGATTTGACTAATTTGGTCTCATCTTTTGTCACCATAAGTGATTTACCCAATGTTATATCTCTTAATATTCAGTTATGTGAATTATTTAGATCTATGACTTTGTTCATTATACCAATTTCCTTAAAGGTTGATGCTGTGTATTCAACTAGTGTTAGTACTACGAATAAAAACGACTATATTTTCACCACACAGctaactttatttttggctaaattttttcaatctaTAAAACCATTAAACAATCGATTGAATGAAAAGGAACGAAATCCGAAAAATGAACTTTTATTATGGGTGGTTAATCGATTAAACAATTTATATATCAAGATTGGTTCGTCGTCATCTTgtaacaatatttttcaaaacataAGCCATAAAATAGGTAATGATGTTGCCGGCATTAAATCTATCCATAAGTTTGATGTTTTAGAATACAGGTTTATTTTGGGACGCTTTTACCTAATGCAAAACAAACTTACTAAGGcattttatcatttaaatcAAACTTATACAGAATTATCTTGTTTGTATGagttttatcattttcaacaattctatattaatattgaaaaagtgttaaaatatttactaCCCTTGGGTTTAGTTTTGGGTAAAATACCAAAACTTCAAACACCAataatcaataataatccaCACCTGGCAGAGTATCAGAATTTGGctaaaataacaatgagTGGTGATTTATCACTTTTCAATGAATGGATGACAAGAAATCAGGATATCTTACTGAAGGAGAACGTATATATTCTATTACTAGACAAATTACCACTAATTATTTTAAGAAATtgtatcaaaaatattttccaaattacAACGTATCCTGCATCCAACAAAATTAGTTATGAAGTGATAAGTAGAGGTTTACAATATAGCTGTAGGGATTTTGCCTTTGGTGGTGTCAGTAAGAACTCGCTGACCCTAATGTTTCAAGATttagatatttttaatgtggagaatgttttaattacattaataacatataatttgttaaaGGGGAATTGTTTTCCGATGAATAAAGTAATGGTTACTATGAAAAACGTTTCTATAAATGAAATATTCCCACCTATTAACgaaaaaattttggtaAAATTTCCCGTGGCTAATGGTGATGAAAAAGATTCGTGGCTTTATCAATTGTag
- the INO4 gene encoding Ino4p (similar to Saccharomyces cerevisiae YOL108C | INO4 | INOsitol requiring): MVSAAKHNIVEGKCPTITETDIVKKENKVTKPRKKKKLLTDDIKRENHIKSEQKRREMIRECYDILVGLIPDLLEEEKRSELVIYEKTIAYIKSLYHENEKLRNELIEYCSNGSGSNAGISNELIWEISDLKKTK; this comes from the coding sequence ATGGTATCTGCAGCAAAGCATAACATTGTTGAAGGTAAATGTCCTACTATTACAGAAACAGATATagtaaagaaagaaaacaaagTGACTAAaccaagaaagaaaaaaaaactattaactgatgatattaaaagagaaaatcACATAAAATCggaacaaaaaagaagagaaatGATACGAGAATGTTATGATATTTTGGTGGGTTTGATACCCGATTTGttagaagaagagaaaagatCAGAACTGGTTATTTATGAAAAGACAATAGCCTATATAAAATCATTATACCACGAAAACGAAAAACTACGAAATGAGTTGATAGAATACTGTAGCAATGGTTCTGGTTCTAATGCTGGTATATCAAATGAATTAATTTGGGAAATTTCggatttgaaaaaaacaaaatag